TTCAGTACACGACCGAGTGACTCTTCTCGACTCCGGTTTATTCGTTGTTGCATTTTTCTTTATGCTCTTAATCGTACGTTTTATCTGCtgagttaatttaatatctgATTTATTGTCCTCTGAAGAAGATTCTGAGCTCGAAGACTCGCTGCTCTGTTCTTTCAACACCGCTCGTTTCTTCGCCGTTCCCTTTGACGgtgaaattattttagctTTCCCAAAAGCTTTAAACGGCTTTTCCAACGTCGTGTTACTTCGTAGGCAGTGTCTTTTAGGTTCAACTCTCGGCAAAAATTTACGTGGTGCTAATTTGTGAACGGTCTTTAACATAGGTCTGCCTGCAGAGAACCGTGTGCTTATAACACAAGTCTTTTTCAACTTATTTTCAATCCTCTGTTTGGCTAGACGTTGCTCTTGGTACTTTTTCTTCAGGGCTTGAATCGTCGACGTTgctgatttgaatttatttacaggCTTTTGAATTTCTGTTGTAACTTTTTTCCGCACTGGATCACCAACTTTTCCTGTTGCTCCTGCTTTAGTTACTGTAGTTTGATTTGTTACTGCTTTTGATCCTACTCCAGATGTACTTGGTGTCGGAGTAAATGTTGATGAATTACTTGTACTACTTAACTTTTTTGATGTAGTTTTTGATTCTGCTTTATCTTTCTTTAAcccaacattaaaaaaatctaaactcGGTGGTAATATCGACGTTCCTATGATAGAAAATAtgtaattagaattattaacaacttatcaattaataaataaactaattaaagtACCTCTAAAACAAAGAAACGTTAAAAAATCTTCAGTATTAGGACGTTTATGTGTTATCAACTCAGTAACCTTAGCAGGTTTaggtttttctttttctttaactaAAGTTTGAGGAGATGTAAACACTGTCGCTGATCCTTGAGCGAATTTTCTCTGAGCATGAACTTTAGCTCTGAAAATTAACCATCGATAATTAGTtagaataatcaataaaataccatcaatattaatataaaatataaaaattatttataccttTTAGGAGACTCCGAAAGTGGATCCATAAGATCAACCAGGTCACCGACTTTCCTTTTTCTCTTATCATTTCTACCCAACACCATTTTcgtatctcaaaaattttattttaaaataaataaatccaacCCCAATTTcccgaaattttatttaaatttacaattacgTCCACGTTATCAACAcattttttaagatatttaataACTGCACTTTGCaccagtattaaaaaaaatcaagacacattacctatatatacatacatatgtatatatgtgaaCTACAATATTCTATTATTCTTTCttttaaacattttcataaattttacataccaaaaaaaatatttacacctttaaataatttaaaacatctGCTTATCACAAgtgctattaattattaataaatactatatataataatttctatgtatatatatatacatttatatggtACTTATTCCTATCCTGCTTTTTTCGATCACTTACTCTACATATAAATGCAGTATACACATgtgtgtataaaatatatcgtaCAAAAATCGATTTCTCAGAAGGTTCATTCACGCTATATGCGTTTACAACAATACAATACACACgcatatatgatatatatgtatgaacataaaatatataactaaatCTAACCAATACAAGTAATCAATTGTTACTGCAACGCTCTTCAgatgtcattatttttaaattctatccAAACTGGCGCCAAAAGTAAATTCTGTCACTtctctatttaaaaatgtgtttttatcTTAACATttgagttttataaaataaaaattaaataatcaagttttgcaacaataaatatatgtaataaactcaatcattaataaatattgattaaaaaaatgctgatagtttttatttacgatagaaaatattttaatttacttgatAAAAATAGTGCGTATTTGCGTCGTGAACTTGGTATAGTTGAATGAGTATAAGTTTAAGtatatgtaagtatatatGGGAATGTTGTAAGTGTATTTGTTTAGATATTGAAGTATTGAAATAAGTATATaacgttatatttattattgtaaaggCAGTTCAACATAGACTCAGACAACTAAAACTCAAGAAACGAGACCCTACCAAGCAAGAACCAACACAAGACGTTAAAAGACACCAATACTTGTCAACCAGTAGCAAGACTAGTAAAGTAAACCTGATATATTGCTATGTATATGAATAGTTGTTAAGTTTTCTTACAATTACTACGGACTTCACATTAAAAAGTTAGTAACAACTGGTAAATaagtgttatatatataaatacatacacatatacatatacagtgatatttttatttttcagtattcaGTAACTGCATCATATCTGGTTGGATTGCAGCAgctaaaaaattcaacattacacagtacatttttaatatttaaccaACGGGTTTTAATTACATACGcttgatattatatttaattttatataattatcagcatcagcatcagcaccAACAGATATTGACGTACGATTAAATTTGTTGTGTActccaattatttttcaaggtctttatgagttttttttttaacttttattgacttttttttagctaATTCATTAGCTGATTATTTCGCAATTGGGTCATGTATATTTAAAGAATATGAGctgatgataaattcaaaaaaatgcggttttatttaaatgacttttttttttatttatatttgtaaaagtgctgatttttaattctatttatatgCGTGACATAATTCATTGATGTGGTTAATTTGTAATGcacttgaatttatttaactgaGACAAGATAATTTTACAGAGATTGACCATacgattatttaataaatttatttatttatttatttaaatgtttaaattgtagttgtaatgataatttaataatgataattatttcccAGGCAGTTGGGAGATAAGTTAATAAATCATCATGTACAAAAATGGACCACCACCTTCGTATGATGAACCCCCACCATCAGCGCCACCCAGTTACTTTCAAAGTGTAGGTGGTGTACCACCAGCAAGCCCATTTACACCAGCACCGACGTGTAAGCcttcaaatttcaatcaataaCTTATTAATTCATTCAATGATGATCGATACATATCAATTATCAATGACAAGTctcattattattcatattatttattattagatgCTAATGGACCGACCATCGTAACAACAATAGTTCCATTGGGTCCAGGACCAACCCATACAATTTGTCCTCATTGCCATGCTGAAATTGAGACTGCTACCAAAACAGAACCTGGAATGATTGCTTACATATCTGGTGCTGTCATTGCTTTACttgggtaaattttttaatttttatgcaaGTGAATTAATAACTTGATTAtactgattcaaaaaaatcgactattttttcttCGACTTCCTATTCAAGTAACGTGAAGtattttactgttaataataataattgttatattgATTAATATACAGATGTTTCCTGGGATGCTGTTTAATTCCCTGTTGCATTGATGAGTGTATGGATGTACACCACACTTGTCCGAACTGCAAAGCTTATCTTGGACGTCACGGCAgataaaaaactgtttttatcattactgcaattattttttttttgtagtaatttgaatgcatatatatttttactaagtATTTCAACCGGTCCACTCGGAATCTCATGGCAGATTATACTAAGCAGCTAATGATTTAAATGTTTCTTGTTTTAATCtcttaaaaaacttttatttttgactattGATTATCGAGTCTCTCATGCTTcgtatttacaaaaaaaatctgattaaTCTTAATAACgaaagtgagaaaaataatttaaattttcttgacatTGCAAGAATGAGTAGTCGAATTACTTTAAACAGTACGGAgggttatttaaatattaaatactaatatttaatgaagaacaaaagaacaaaataataattataattataatcaatttttaacaaaGATAAATGACAACTgatatttatacaattaagattttaaaagggaattatcttattttatttctttcataatattattatattttttcaaaaatatgtcaCAGGTCACATTTATACTTATCAgctaattgaatattaatatcgaCATCCTCAGTAGAAAACTTTATCCCCacatattttacaataattttttaacattttatgtcaATACATTTcgaattacttattattttaatggaaaGTTTGTAAACTGAGTAGCAATATTTTGCTGCAAAataactcattttatttttaatatattttataaataattatacttttttatagtagagttgaaaaatattattacgaTTGTTTTTGCTTCCtgtaaaatttagaaaatttaatctcGGAGGTTTTTACTGAGACTGATCTCGTATAAGtttaatatcataaattattgaaaaatgtgGAAATAAAAAGAACTTTCAGttgcataatttatttttggatgACATTCCAACgactaaagaaaaattatacgagatttaattgatattcaatgaattttatataaaatatttatttatcagggAACACAAGTGCTATTTCAGTGCCTTAAAACATAGtacaattatataattctCATTAATTCTAGCTTTCctacttgaattatttatttaaaaaaaaaaagtatatacgaacaaaaaatggattttaatCTCGCACACTAATAATAtacacaataattatattatcgctttaataattgtacaatatccatatattttttcaatgatgtTACAGTTTTCGCTGTAGCGATTGCCACAATTGTGCCTTCAATTACGTgtcttgtttattttattttacacgtatacttttttttaattattatattagtaaGTAGACTACGCTTTTAACTAACAATCTATTTAattggattttaaaaatatatatctatataaatatataatttataaagagaaataaatatatatctatttaaataattgcattttttattataatactgaagttagccgacgtctaataatttttggatttatgtcaaaacgataaattatgaaaaaaaaaaaaaaaaaatattttgaaaaattgcacctttagtttttttaattgtatacatgtccatattttttttttttagtttttattatttgttaaaaaaaaaaaaatctgaaaatttgtaattgtcTGTCATcttcaggatcattttttatttatgagtgtgaatgtagcagacattagacaaatttaaaattataaataaatagagtaaatgattaataaaataaaattctaaaaaaatgcgcgtttaaaaaatttaaaaattaataagtgcattttaaaattatttactctatttatttataattttaaatttgtctgatgtctgctacattcacactcattcttattttgattatgaatgtgaatgtagctggtaattataaattttaaaaacttttaaataactaaattagaTGTgcatcgaataaaattttaaaaaagtacatttatagaattcaaaaattagcaagtgcatttttttcatttttatgtttttaattatttaatttatttatttgtaatttaaaatttgtcttacATCTGGAACATttacacttattaatttattacaaataaatttaaatcttttaaataaaaagtctattgcacgtaaattttttacgcaTGCATATATCTTACATGCATAATAAGTATGTGTACATACGTACACTACAcatttatacatgtatatatatccatacaAACACAATGAGTcagtagatatatatatatatgtagataaaaacaaaaaataaactttgaaaAGACTAAAACGGgtagatattaaaataaaattacttttctaagtaattaatcaatatttatataaatatatacattttttatataagttgacaagtatttttattcatataatttatgaatttatttttaaataaacaaacgactagttaattttaataaaacattgaAGGTTAGTCTGCTATTtaatcaacaataattaattatttataactgttatctaattataaacaatcactacgtattcatttttttcagacttgattagaattaaaaaaaaataaatatgtggcCAAAAATATCAGTTGATTACAAtgcgttaaaaatttatcattggaAAAAGTTATTGAGTTACCAAAAAGGATTGTCAGGGTCGAGAATGATCAGCGGATCTGCTGAAGAAGTTAAAGGACATGGGAAATCATTTCCTGGAGATAAACAAGTTGTCATATGCGGAGGTGGTGTCATGGGTGCAGCAGTTGCTTATCACCTGGCAGCTGCTGGATTAGGAGCGGAGACTGTCCTTCTTGAAAGTTCcaggttattatttatttgaaaccgtattattatttatttgaacttCAGGACTTGAGTTTTCtgcatattaattaaaaaaaaaaaattgtagaagtttttttttttttttttaaagaaagattttataaatttgattgcGTGTCAATAGAATTGGAGAAGGAACAACATGGCATTCATCTGGTTTAGTTGGAGCATTCAAGCCAAGTTTGTTCCAAGTTAAATTAACGCAAGACAGTATCGCGCTTTATAAAGATCTTGAATCTAGAGGTCTTTCAACTGGCTGGAAACAATGCGGGAGTTTGTCTCTTGCAAGAACTAGAGATAGAATGACATCATTTAGACGAATGAAAGCTCAAGCtgtgtatgaattttttaaattattgctttagtaattttttgcaaagagaatttacagtttttttgaatttaaagatCTCGAGATATTGAGTGCGAGCTGGTAACTCCAGCAGAAGCTCAAAAGCTCTGTCCTCTACTTCGTGTAGATGATTTGATTGGTGGTATTTGGATTCCTGGTGATGGTGTAGCTGATCCTTATCTCACTTGTTTGACTTTACTTGAAGAAGCTCAAAAAAATggtattcattttattgaatactcattatttgtgatttataatttattatttatttattttatttctccaAGGGGTTGAAGTTTATGAAAATTGTCGtgttactaaaatattaagtGATAAAGGAAAAGTGTCAAGAGTTGAAACAACACGTGGTAATATTAATTGTAGACATTTCGTTAATTGCGCTGGATTTTGGGCTAGAAATATTGGTAAATTAAGTGATCCTTATGTtaaggtatttttatttataatttattagtttgttaattttaatattcattactaatagtttgttttttattgatttatgatAGGTACCATTGCACCCGGTGgaacattattatttacatactaAAGAAGTACCACAATTGGATCCGATGACTCCAGTGATACGTGATTTAGACGGTTCTATTTATTTCCGGGAGAATAAGGGCAGGTTTTTAGCCGGTGGATTTGAAGCAAATGCTAAACCAGCATTTGAAGATGGCAGAATACCTGGTTAGCCTTGAAGtaaatctgaaaattaatAGACTTAGATAATAACtttctcaaaaataataaaaaacataataaattaatttaatagtcgctattctaattaatattgtataaataaatttatttattaacgaatgaaaaatttattatagaaaatattgcCGAGCGAATATTACCAGAAGACTGGGACCATTTTCATGTTTTGTTGGAGCAAATGCTCCACCGGATTCCAGCGATGGGCGACGCTGAGCTCGAACGTCTGTGCAATTGCCCGGAAGCATTTTCACCAGACTGTAAATGGATAGTTGGCGAGGCACCTGAGCTTCGTAATTATTACGTAGCAGCTGGAATGAAAACCATCGGAGTGTCGGCGGCCGGTGGGGTCGGACGAGCCACTGCAGAGCTTATAATTAACAACTCAACCTCTTTTGACATGTATGAATTAGAAGTCTCGCGGTTCTTGGGTCTTCATAATAACAGAACATTTCTACGTGACCGAGTTAGAGAGGTGCCGAGTATGCATTACGCTCTCCAGTACCCACATCTCGAGTTCAAAACCGGAAGGAATCTCAGAATGTCGCCTATCTATCCAAAATTGAAAGAAGCTGGTGCTGTTTTCGGTCAAGTTATGGGATATGAACGACCGAGTTGGTTTGAACCCAACACTGACGATggtaattatcattattattaaattttatattttaatttaacccaACTTATTCATTTAGATTTTGATTCAATGGATGAGTCACGCAGATATAAAATTGCTTACACAAATACTTTTGGCAAACCCCCGTGGTTTGACGCTGTCGCAAATGAATATGCAGCATGCAGAGAAACAATTGGTCTCAGTGATTATTcttcttttacaaaaattgatttatgggtatttaaattattcattaaatgttaaaataatttaaaagtgaaattataaaaaaattgttttcttttagTCAAATGGTACAGAAGTAGTAGATTTACTTCAATACCTCTGCTCAAATGATGTTGATGTGCCGATAGGCAGCATAATCCATACGGGAATGCAAAATCATCAGGGTGGATACGAGAATGATTGCAGCTTGGCTCGTATAGCGCCCAACcagtaagttaattaaattaataaaattacaaaggCTGATTAATTACCGATTaccattaaaatataattttagctATATGATGATTGCACCAACGATCCAACAAACGCGCTGTAAGCATTGGCTCATCCGTCATCTACCAGCAGACGGATCAGTCGCAGTGTCTGATGTTACGTCTGCATACACTGCGATCTGTATAATGGGATCATCAACACGACAATTATTAGCTGAGTTAACTGACACAGATTTAAGtccgaaaaattttccattctTTACATTCAAAGAGCTTGACGTCGGTCTAGCTACTGGAATAAGAACTATGAATTTAACACACACTGGAGAACTTGgatatgttttatatattccAAATGaggtattaatttttaaccaattaattaattcattcattatattttattaatgtacTCGTTTTAGTTTGCTCTCCATGTATACACGAGATTGATTGAAGCTGGTGAAAAGTACGGGATAAAACATGCTGGCTACTATGCGACTCGTGCCTTgcgtgttgaaaaattttatgcgtTTTGGGGTCAAGATCTAGATACTTTTACTACTCCATTAGAATGTGGACGTGCTTGGCGTGTTAAATTTGAcgtgagttaaaaaaaattattagtttaaattaaattaaaattttaaatatctgaCAACTCAATCATtatccaaattaaaatttttaaattgagaatCATTCGAAATAGGGacagaaaatatattacaagaataatttgaatcaaaaaaatttttcgggaGTTTCTACTGTTCGTTCacttcagaaaaaaaaaaacagattacTCTTAGCTATGACGATAgtttttctattgaaaaaattaataaattgattaaattatagaaagatattaattttattggacGAGAAGCATTGATGAAACAACGTGACATTGGGGTTGAACGTAAGtacattcaattattattaattgaccACGATCCGGACATTGATATATGGAGCTGGGGCGGTGAACCTATCTATAGAAATGGACGTTACTGTGGAATGACAACAACAACAGGATATGGATATACATTCAAAAGCCAAGTAATTGATTCATAACTATTATTAAAGTTaacaatcaattatatttaattataactccTAATTTTGTTTATCAAATCCAGGTATGTCTTGGATTCATACAAAATCTTGATGACAAAGGTCGTCCTCAAGTGGTGACCAACGAGTACGTGTTGTCAGGTGACTATGAAGTCGACGTTGCTGGTATAAGATACAGAGCTAAATGTCATTTGCACAGTCCAAATCTTCCAACCAAATTTCCCGACAAAGAACGTGATTCTTACCACGCAACTCGTGATCAAATATCACGATAAATTACTAAAGTAATTCTCAGACActctactttttaaaaataatcaatgacTTTACACTGTCATAACCAGATTGAAATTACagtattaattgaataaaaaacaacGTAATTACAATTTCactgaaatgaaatttttaaaataaatattagtaaaatCTTCCtgtcaatattataatttgaaatttcaaatttcgcgggCTAAAATTTACCAACCAAATTTCGTTAATCTCCTGATTGATAAcaattgtaactttttttttaaatctatttcgGCGaaattgtccttttttcaattaatgctttaatttttttaaaaattaattaataaaattttaatgtggCTATGATggaaagtaatttaatatttttaaaagcgGGGGGCACCGGCTGAGAATGCTTTTACAAGCcttcaaaattattgtaaaaatcatgtatatacatatgttttatgtaaatgaaaataattttaagattttaaacatttaaatatttgttgttTTGTATGTGTGTTAATTGTATTAACATTAAAGTCTGATAATTAAACCtgtgccattttattttttagattaaatacattaattactaaatctcaactaaagtaaaaaattttctttttttttttttttaactatcatAGTCTACTGAACACCATTATTAcgttttcattttcattttaaatataatacatatgactaattatttattattaaacgatgataatcattatcatttttgacactcaatattttttgtactgaaatcatttttgtttttataataattataaaatatttatcattaataattacttataataatcAGCACTTTATGAGAAAgacacgatttttttttaaagttgaggctttaatttttagttattataaatctCAGCTGcttatttttcttatcatttgttaattttttttatacacatatttttttattattaaaatattaacatatcAATTGTATTTCccttacaatattttttttttgccatttttttttcttttttttttcaatattataatctacttaatattatttatttaaactttatatttaCGATGATTCGtcatcaataaatcaaaatgaaaagaaaaaaaaaagttattcaaagattattatgatattattatacactcttaattattatataagcAACTTTATACACgcgttattaattaataattataactttaaagtttttttttgttcactgTACACAGAATAAAATGACGGTTTATAAAAACGTTTTATCACTCTGGTAATTCCGGCTCTGGTGTTGGTTGTACTTGTTTTTGAACCATACATGACCTTGCAACAGACTCAAATAgtctgaaataaattaaaataataattaatgcttAATAACTAATgatacatagaaaaaaattaacttttaaaattaatgtttgaaattataacccggAACGTGGGTGTAAATGTACGAGGtgacgaaaaataaataatttcaaaattccctgatatttcccgtttttcctgtaaaattttacacattttttcCTGATTCAAAGATTTTATTCGTATCAttaagatattcaaaattttaattatattttcttttttaataactttattatattatttgtcgTTTCCTAATTTATATactcagaaaaaaaggatttcttggggcaagaaaaatttcgcattataaaatgaaaactataattttcttaggactagAAAGAATTTCTTTcccaaaaaatgttttctcgCCCTAAGGAAAATttcgttttcaatttataatacaaaaaatttcttagagcaaataaaaattttcttgatgtGACTAAAAGTTTTATACTCA
Above is a window of Microplitis demolitor isolate Queensland-Clemson2020A chromosome 1, iyMicDemo2.1a, whole genome shotgun sequence DNA encoding:
- the LOC103580142 gene encoding pyruvate dehydrogenase phosphatase regulatory subunit, mitochondrial — translated: MWPKISVDYNALKIYHWKKLLSYQKGLSGSRMISGSAEEVKGHGKSFPGDKQVVICGGGVMGAAVAYHLAAAGLGAETVLLESSRIGEGTTWHSSGLVGAFKPSLFQVKLTQDSIALYKDLESRGLSTGWKQCGSLSLARTRDRMTSFRRMKAQAVSRDIECELVTPAEAQKLCPLLRVDDLIGGIWIPGDGVADPYLTCLTLLEEAQKNGVEVYENCRVTKILSDKGKVSRVETTRGNINCRHFVNCAGFWARNIGKLSDPYVKVPLHPVEHYYLHTKEVPQLDPMTPVIRDLDGSIYFRENKGRFLAGGFEANAKPAFEDGRIPENIAERILPEDWDHFHVLLEQMLHRIPAMGDAELERLCNCPEAFSPDCKWIVGEAPELRNYYVAAGMKTIGVSAAGGVGRATAELIINNSTSFDMYELEVSRFLGLHNNRTFLRDRVREVPSMHYALQYPHLEFKTGRNLRMSPIYPKLKEAGAVFGQVMGYERPSWFEPNTDDDFDSMDESRRYKIAYTNTFGKPPWFDAVANEYAACRETIGLSDYSSFTKIDLWSNGTEVVDLLQYLCSNDVDVPIGSIIHTGMQNHQGGYENDCSLARIAPNHYMMIAPTIQQTRCKHWLIRHLPADGSVAVSDVTSAYTAICIMGSSTRQLLAELTDTDLSPKNFPFFTFKELDVGLATGIRTMNLTHTGELGYVLYIPNEFALHVYTRLIEAGEKYGIKHAGYYATRALRVEKFYAFWGQDLDTFTTPLECGRAWRVKFDKDINFIGREALMKQRDIGVERKYIQLLLIDHDPDIDIWSWGGEPIYRNGRYCGMTTTTGYGYTFKSQVCLGFIQNLDDKGRPQVVTNEYVLSGDYEVDVAGIRYRAKCHLHSPNLPTKFPDKERDSYHATRDQISR
- the LOC103580143 gene encoding LITAF domain-containing protein, with translation MYKNGPPPSYDEPPPSAPPSYFQSVGGVPPASPFTPAPTYANGPTIVTTIVPLGPGPTHTICPHCHAEIETATKTEPGMIAYISGAVIALLGCFLGCCLIPCCIDECMDVHHTCPNCKAYLGRHGR